A segment of the Euwallacea fornicatus isolate EFF26 chromosome 25, ASM4011564v1, whole genome shotgun sequence genome:
GACAAAGGAAGCAGTTGACTGTAACGGTGTATCCAAGCCCTACAAAACAAGTTTTATGATtataatttagtttaaaagtTTGTTATGAAACCACATACAGTGAAGCcagaaaacacttttttttaatgttttgaaattattttaaaacgtttagtGCCGAAATGTGAATAAATGCTTATTTTCGATCGGTCAATAAGACATCCcgtttccaataaaaatattttttatatataaaaaaattaaatttctggaATTTAGTTGCTAATAACTcctgaatattaaaaaaatatttcgattttttgaaaaaaatgttaaaaaatacaagCTTAAAGGGACTTCCAGCTGAACAGGAAGTAACACAACATTCCCAATTGTTTAGAAAAATTGTAACGCTATGTACATATAACTGGTTCGATTTTAAATGTGCAGGGTGTCGCATTAGGATGAAATAATCCGAACGCGTCTAAATggttggaaaatgaaaaatgcgaGCCACCTTTCTTTTTCAAGTGCATCTCATACAAATGTTAGTTAGCCAGAACTATCTTATATTAAATCGAGTTAATGTTAGTGACGGGGATAGGGCTATTGGCACTGTACATTATGAATTATACACAAAGTCGAAGATAGCAACAATGACACATATGTAGTTCAAAGAACTTCCTAcaaatgatataaaaaaaatattgtcttaCGCACCTTCCTGTTGGATTGTTTTTGACGTGACCCAAGCTCTTTCATAGAATAATCTGTCGAGTAAACGTATGATTTGCAGGAAAGAATAAACCACTAACGTCGGCTGAATACGAAGTAAGTGGTCGATTAATGATTCATTAGAAGCCTCGGAACTTTTAGTCACCTCAAAGATTTCATATAAGTAAGCGGCAGTGAGAATCAACTGAAATAAATGAACTGCTCAAAATATGTGCGTATAATCAAATATACAGAATATCCTGCAAGTCAACGATATCCCTTGAAGAATGGAGAGGCCAATTCAAAATGAGttgatttaactaaacttgcCTTAGTTCAAATGTTGATAATAACCGAGATAGAGGGTGTCaaagatgaaaaatattaatcatattttctttaatacatGTCCATTATTTCgaactaatttcacgaaattttgtatttaggAATTTCTCGAGCTAatacattcaaatttatcgactattattattattattattattattttattattattattactattattatcatcattattatattatcGGCGCTTGCATCCCACTGAATGACAAGCAATTTaggcatattttattttcatttagtgttaaataaataccGTCCATTTCAAAGTAACAAATGTTTCATTTgtattcataattatttaaaaattaatgaacaataaatttacatgAATCGTAAGCTTTAGATGCTTTTTTTGTCTGAAACCTTTTTTTCTAGCGACTTCAATAgggtataccttttttaagcaaaaaaggTGAGCGAAAAGATTTATCAAGTCCGAAAATGACATACACCATAACACAAACAAGTTTTGGCGATTTAAATGAATCCTAATAATCGCTTGTGGCTTcttctagaagatacaccgaaataatcgataaatttgaatttatcatattaagaaaatttcgtGGAAAAGTATTACAGAAAATGTGACTAATTTTTTCTcctttcacaccctgtatctcgattattatcaacttttaaaCTAAGgtaagtttagttaaatcgacttattttgtGTTGGTCTATCCACCCTCCAAAGGATATTATAGATTTcttgaacactctgtataaatatatgtttaataatataaatttcacaTTCCTTGtactaaaattttcataataaccTCATCGAATAACAGGAAAATGAAATAGATGTACTGGGTCCCTTTAAGAGATGGTTCACCTTTATGGCCTTTTTATTTGTGCGCCggttaaaacgaaaattttagatgaggtatagaatattaaaatacattaaaatatggTTCATTATTGTATTTCTTGCGTTTAAATTGTCTGATTCTAATAATTGTCCTAGGCTTATTCGCATTAATCTTCATGAGCTTCATTGTTACGTGATTTTTGCGCTTTGAGCAgcaaaaaaacagatttttctttaaatttagttataattttttattttgactcTTTCGAAGAGATAGAACACTTGCGGAGCGTATAGAATTTTTAAGACTTAGTTAAAGTTTCCAGCATGGTCATAAATTATAGATGAGATAAGCATAAATCCATCTTAAATGTAACCCCTTTTTgccataaaaatgttaaatttatcaCGTTTGTCTTTTGAGTTTTGTCAAAGAACTTGTAATTCACTGCCTATAAGAAATATTGGTTGCCCATTAGAGGATTTTAACATTGATTTCAACTTTCAATGGAACTCTCGTTAAAATGTTACTAAAACTCCTTgctaatttttctttccaaaGCAAGAAACAAACTATTAACTACACATAATACAAATAATACACCACCTGGAcaaaaacactgaaattgaaCTCACCTTAGAAATTAGCACGTACTTGttgacaaacatttttaaatcagtTATGTTGAAAATTCTGGGATGAAGCTCCCTTCCAATGACGAAATTGCGTATCTTATTCTTGTCGATGATCTGAGGATTGAGCGCACTGATGGGCGCGTAAAAGCTTCGAATATAAACAAAGACGCTTATAGAAACTCCAATTATGAAAGCAGAGATGAAGAGATGAAATTCATGCACTAAGACAAATCTAAAAACTTGAATGTCGAAATACTCTAACACGGCACTAAGTGAAAACACTACGACTGCACTGAAGAGGCCATTAATAACATAGACAAATTTTCCATGTTTGTCCGGCAAAGCTGTTACTTTCCAACCGCTAAACGGTAAAACGTCCAAAATAGCCAACAGCAATATGTAACAAAGGAAAGCTAGTGCAGCCTTTACATCAAAGTACACGGAGGTACTCAAAAATTTATACGGTTTTGCAGGAAGTAGTTTGAATGAACAATTATTTGGTTCGCATGTGCTGTACAAATAAAATCCAAGGGCAGGAAAGAGAAATAATATGAGAGCAATTCCAACGCCTTCGGCGAATTTAGAAAACACACTTTTGCTGGTTTTTGCCGATTCTGGCGGTTCCTTCACGAACTCATCTTCATCCGAAAATCCGGAACGCTTATTATATACAGGTTCGAAATGTTTCAAATGGACAATCCTTTCGATTTCCTTTTGTTGCAAACGTGTGACCCTCTTGACCAATTGAGGAGTTACTATTTGAATTGGCTCCTTGTCAATTTCAACCTgtaaataatatgaaatacaACTTTCGAGTccgtttttttgtaaatatataatatgctttatgattttattacaTACCTTTTCTACGAAATCAATTCTAGCTCTACCCTTAACCGCTGCTTTAGgtttttcttctctttcgACTTTTTCATCGGAAGAATCCGAATCTGTATCgacttcaaaatattttttctttttgtttagaATGGGGATAGAACTCtctgaaagaaaattatacaaattatgttatattaaattattttaaaacaaaaataaggtGTGACCTTATTCTTGAATGATTTAATGCGATTCGTCTCTTTAGATCAGAATATGAAGGTGATGTAAAATATAACTACAATTTCATGGAGTTCTAGTTTTGCTAAGATTCTATGaatctgatttattttaaaatggaaatctGTAACCAATTTCGAGTACgacaaaataaagtttttttgcagCAAAGTGATCGGGAAATTGaactgttaaataaaaatgttaaatttggagACAGCGTTAATTTTATACTTAGTACAAACTTAAGAGAAAAAGGACTCTTGCAGTGTTATGTATTactcaatttttcgtttaccTTTAGACTTTTCTTTCTCCTTAAACGACTGGGACGATGACTTTTTAATGGGACTTCGTCGAGT
Coding sequences within it:
- the LBR gene encoding delta(14)-sterol reductase TM7SF2, which codes for MAPPKKMATPKSAPGKVPLKNEPEIISKVSRSPGRSKSPGRPKSTSKTRREPKSERSVRMKKRELSKSPARSEKRAGHLTPTRRSPIKKSSSQSFKEKEKSKESSIPILNKKKKYFEVDTDSDSSDEKVEREEKPKAAVKGRARIDFVEKVEIDKEPIQIVTPQLVKRVTRLQQKEIERIVHLKHFEPVYNKRSGFSDEDEFVKEPPESAKTSKSVFSKFAEGVGIALILFLFPALGFYLYSTCEPNNCSFKLLPAKPYKFLSTSVYFDVKAALAFLCYILLLAILDVLPFSGWKVTALPDKHGKFVYVINGLFSAVVVFSLSAVLEYFDIQVFRFVLVHEFHLFISAFIIGVSISVFVYIRSFYAPISALNPQIIDKNKIRNFVIGRELHPRIFNITDLKMFVNKYVLISKLILTAAYLYEIFEVTKSSEASNESLIDHLLRIQPTLVVYSFLQIIRLLDRLFYERAWVTSKTIQQEGLGYTVTVNCFLCPFIQLFVMKFIVKYNVQFPYWQLAVITVLFLIGHFIARISNNIKDGFRKNPYNPSFSKLETIPTNQGKKLLTSGLWGFVRHPNYLGDILCELVTIPFVLCTPAVILQYINILFLIHRAHEDNGYCKQKYGVSWDRYCNRVRYLLVPKVF